The sequence GTCAATCGATCAGAAGAAAAATTATAGCCTTTTCTTGCGAATATTTCATTGCGTAATAAAGCCAATTCTTCTAAACTTTTACCTGTAAGTTGTTTTTCTTTCAAAATCACTGAATTGCAATTACTACAATCTGTTAAATTTTGAGAAAAAATATTTTGAGAAATTGAAAATAAAATAAAAAATAAATAATTTTTCATGTTTTGATGTTTTATAAACGAGCGAATGCAATAATAAAAGCTGATACTGAAACTATAATTCCAATCATAAACACGGTATAAGCTACTCTTAAAATTTTATATTTTCTGTCAAGAACTAATCCTAAATAGTATAAATCTTTTATTAAAGTATCGTATAAATAATCTCGATCAATCATTAAATCGTTCATTGCTTTGGTATACGTTTCTAAAGGCATCTTATAAAAATTACCAAAAAATAATAAATTTACGGACTTCTTTTTAACATCATCATCAGTAAAAGTTCCGCTTGTAACTTTAGGTTTAGTTGATAAAATAGTACAAACAATTGTAATTACACTAAAGATTAATAAAATAAAAGTTGGAATAATCAAATGTGTGTTTCTTGGGCTATCCAATTTTGGAATTATCGCTGTCAAAACAATCGAAATAATAATCGCATTTACAGAAAGTAAAATATTAGCTTTGCTATCCGCAATTGCACTTAATTGAGTGTGATTATTTAATGTTGTTCGAAACAGTGTATCAATTCCACGTTCTGGACGTTCAAGTTTTTCTAATTTTTTCTTTTTGATTTCTTTGTTGGTTTCTTTATCTTTTTTTTGTGAATTTTCTAATTGTTTAAAGATTTCAAAAATGGTTTTTTCTTTTTTTGGTTGCCAATGTTTCTTAGCATAATCTGTATAAAAACAATGTTTTTTAGAAAGCATTTCAAAGTTTTCTAAGCACCATTTTTCGTCAGATATTTCTACTTTATATGTTTGTTCAATTTCTTTTTTAAGCAGGATATTAGTTTCGCAGTAATTTTCTTTTGTAAAATGATAATAATCAGCATCTCGCAAACACATTTCTAAATAGGTTTGCGGCACATTTTCTAATTTTGTAGCTCGAATAATCAATGCAATAATTTCGATGTTTAAGTGATGATTTGGAAATTGATTCAAAAAATCTTTCAAAATAAAGATGCTATTTTCTTCATGATTTTCACCTCCCATAATATATCCTGTATCATGAAACCAAGCAGCCATTTTTAGATGTAATGTATCCTCGTTGTTAATGCTTTCTCCTTTAATTATCTCATCTACAGCTAATACAACATTTAAAGTATGTGTAAAATTATGATACAGATATTCCGAAGATAGTTTATCTTTGAATAAATTAAATACAAACTGTTCAGCGGTTAAGAGTATATCCATCTTAGTTTTTCTTTAAAAGATAAATTTATGAAATTTAATTATAAAGTTTACCATCTTTTGTTTTTTAGTTCTGCACTAATCTTGCTGAATTCTTGTGCAACTTTTCATCAACAACAAGGAAGTAAATTATCTGAAACTATTTCTCCAATTGATACAATGAAAAGCATAAACCACAAATTCATTTTGATAGGTGATGGAGGAAATGCTAATGATTCAATTTCTGAACCTAATTTTAAATTTCTTAAGCAACGTATATCTAATTCAGACAAAAACACTACTGTTCTTTTTCTTGGTGATAATATTTATCCAAAAGGATTACCAGATAGTTTAAATCCGGCGCGTAAAACGGCAGAAGAAATTTTAAATAAACAATTAGATCTGGTTGAAGACTTTGAAGGTAAAACAATTTTCTTAGCTGGAAATCATGATTGGTATAGTAAACTTGAAGGTTTAATTGAACAGAAGAATTATGTTAATAAGCATTTGAACAACAAAAAGGCTTTTATGCCAAAGAAATATGAGTCTATTGACAAAATTGAAATCAATGACGACATAACTTTAATTACCATTGACAGCGAATGGTTTATTCAAGATTGGAATAAATATGAAAATATCAATAAAGAGAGTGAAATTAGAAATCGTGAAGATTTTTTCGAAGAGTTTAAAAGCTTAATTAACAAAAATCAGAATAAAGTAACATTAGTTGCAATTCATCATCCTTTGTTTTCTGGTGGAGATCATGCAGGTTATTTTTCATTTAGAAAACATATCTTTCCAATTAAAAATATACCATTGCCTGTTTTAGGTTCTGTAATTAATTACCTTCGAAAAACTACTGGAGCTAGTCCAGCTGATACACAATATAAACTTTATCAATCTTTGATTAAGCGATTGAAAACAATTGCCATGAACCAAAATCAAGTGATTTTTATTTCTGGTCATGATCATAATTTACAATATATCGAACAAGAAGGTGTTAAACAAATAATTAGTGGTTCAGCTTCAAAGATTGAAGAAGCTAGAGCGATTGAACCAATTAGTTTTTCTGTTGGTAAATTTGGTTATGGAATTTTAGATGTTTATGATGATAAAGAAACCGAGTTAAAATTTTATGTAACAGAAAATAATGAAGAAAATCTAGTTTTTCAACGTTCAATTTATAAACAAGAACCTTATACTAAAGTTTTTCCTGAAGTTTTAGAAACTGAAAAAACAACTTCGATATATCGAGTAGAGAAAACTAAAAAGAGTGATTTTTATAAATTTCTTTTCGGAAATCACTATCGAACTATTTATGGTATAGATATAACTGCTCCGGTTGTAAATCTTGATACAATTTTTGGAGGTTTGAAACCAACAATTTCAGGCGGAGGTAATCAATCCATGTCTTTGCGATTAGAAGACGCCAATGGAAAAGAATATGTAATGCGAGGTGTTAAGAAAAATGCAAGTCAATTTTTACAAACCGCTGTTTTTAAAGATGTTTATGTAAAAGATAAACTTAAAAAAACTTATGTTTTATCTTTTGTTGATGATTTTTATACCACATCGCATCCTTATGTTCCATTTATTATGGCTGACTTTGCAGATGCAGCTAATTTATATCATACAAATCCAAAATTATATTATATTCCAAAACAAAATGCTTTAGGAAAATATAACGATTCTTATGGTGATGAACTGTATATGATAGAAGAGCGTCCAAGTAGTTCACAAATTGATGCACCTAATTTCGGAAATCCTGTTGATATTGTTAGTACTCAAGATGTTCTTCAGAATATCGAAAAAGATTCAAAATATTGTGTTGATGAACAAATGTATTTGAGAGCTCGCGTTTTTGATTTTTTAATTGGAGATTGGGATCGTCATGCAGATCAATGGCGTTGGAGCGAATTCAGGGAAGGTGATTCTGTAGTTTACCGACCAATTGGTCGAGATCGAGATCAAGCATTTGCAAAAATTGATGGAAAATTATTAAAATTGATTATGTATTCTCCAGCAATGCGTCATATGCAAAGCTTTAATGGAAAATTTGGTAATCCAAGATGGATGAACAAGACGGCATTTCCTTTAGATAAAGTTTTTTTACAGAGCATGAAATTAGAAGATTGGCAAAAAACAGCGAAAGAAATTGTAGTTAGTATTTCTGATGAAGTGATAATTGAAGCTTTTTCTAAAATGCCATTAGAAGTTCAAACTAAAGAAACAAATGATATTCAAGAAATTTTAAAAGAACGTCGCGAAAATTTAGTTGCTTTTACTGAAAAATATTATCATGAATTAATGAAATATGGTGTGGTTGCAGCCACAAATAAAGACAATATATTAAAGATAAAAACGTCAAAAGAAAAAGTTGTAGTTCAAGAAGTTCAATTAAAAAAATCTGGAGAGCAACAAGTTCGTACTTATAGTTACGACCCCAAAGTCACAAAAGAAATTTGGATTTATGGTCTTAATGATGAAGATAGATTTGAAGTTACAGGTGAGAAATCATCTATTTTAATACGATTAATAGGAGGAAAAAGTCACGATTATTACGATATTTCAAGTAGAAACAAAATAAAAATTTACGATTATAAATCAGAAGTAAGTACTATCATTCCTGGTAGAAATACTAGAAAAATACTTAGAGATAATTACGATCGAAATTCATATGATTATCGAAATTCTCCAATAAATACTTTTACATTATTGCCAGATTTGAATTATAATAAGGATAATGGTATTATGTTAGGATTTAATGCGAATTTAATTTCGCAAAAATTTATTTACCATCCTTTTTCTCAACAACACAATTTACGCGCAAAAATCGATTTTGCAACTTCAGGAACTATTGTTGAATATTTAGGGAAATTTAAAAATAATTCACGTAGTTGGTATTTTCAAATTGATGGAGTAGCTACAACTTCTAATTTTTCCCAAAACTATTTTGGTTACGGAAATGAAACTGGCTATAACAGAGATTTATTTAAAATTAATTATAATCGTGTTCGTACTGCGCAATACAATTTCAAACCATCATATAATTATATGGGTAGAAATGGTGGTAATTTCTTAGTTGGACCAACTTTCGAATCAGTAAAAATTATGAATACAAATGATCGATTTATTGATACAAATTTAGATACCGATCATGATAATTATAAATCACAAGCTTTTTATGGTATTCAAGGAAAATACGAATTCGAAAATTATAACCATAAGTCAAATCCATCTTTAGGATTAGGATTTTTATTGCATTATGCCTTTAGATCAAATACAAAAAATTTCAATGAAAACCATTCAGCGATTACTAGTAAATTGCATGTGCTATTTCCTTTAACTTATTCAAACATTGTTACTCTGGAAACTTCATTTTACGGCAAAACAATGATTGGAGATCATTATCATTTTTATCAAGCTGCTGACTTAGGAAGTAATACTTTTTTACGTGGTTATAGACAAAATAGATTTGTTGGTAGAACTGCTTTTGCTCAATCTACAAACATTAATTTTAAAATAAGTGATTGGAATGACGGCATTATTCCGCTTTCATATGGTGGTTTTATTGGATATGATTACGGTCGTGTATGGCAAGATAATGAAAAGTCTGATAAATGGCATTCAAGTTATGGAGGTGGTTTATGGATGAATGTTATTGAAACTATAACTTTAAAAGTTAATGTTTTTAAAAGTTCAGAAGATGTTATGTTTACTTTTGGATTAGGAGTAGGTTTCTAATCCAGACACTGTGTATATGCAAAAAAAAGTTCAGTATTAAGTTAAGCTACATTTTTGTATAAATTAACCTGTTGGATGTAATTAAATTGTTTGATTTTTAATATTGTTTATTGGTCTATCAAAGATGATTTATTGATATATAGCACCAAAGTTAAAGCTGTTATTTTTGCCAAAATTGTTTTGCCTGTTCGAGCAAACTCTCGGGTCTTGTTTTAAACCCCTCAAAAGTTTTAGCATAATTGTTTATAATCCTGAACTGGTCGCATAGTTGTGAAAATAATGTTCATTCATTTGTTATTATTTTTAATTTAGGAATCCATGATGTGCTTCGCAACTCAATTCTTTTTCTTGATTTCCTAAAAATATAAGGTTGGAGTTTGTAATCTTTCTGATTAGCTCTTTTTGGTGTTTCTAATTTGATATTTACAGTTTGAAACAAATCTAATTGAATACTTTGAGATAAGTAACCTCTATCTCCAATTAATACACAATCAGACATTTTTTTTTACAGTCGTTCGATTTATACTCTAATTTACAATCCAAAGAACTTATAACTTCTAAAACTCTAAAATAATTCTTCACTATATTTGACATAGATATTGGCTTGTTTATCGACTTCAAGGTACTGAATTTCAGAATATTGACCAATATCTATTCCATTTATTTTATTTGAAATAATTACACCCAACAGGTTATAATTAACAATAATTCAATAGCAAAAACATAATTTTAATTCATTAAAAAACAGCAATATTGAAATTTTAAATGTTAATCAAATTTAAATGAATAAAAATTTTCAGTGAGAAAAAAGTAAGTTTTAAAATTATCTTAACAAAAGATATATTTTTAAAAGAGTAAAAAAAATGTTTCGAATCTTAATTCGAAACATTTTTTTATATTATAGAAACATATTTATTTTTTAACAGCTAATTTATATGCTTTTTGAGTAATCATTACGACAGCTAAAACAATAAATCCAATTATTAATCCTAAAGAAAATTCTTTAATAGTACTGTTTAAATTAGGTAAAAGATGATGGAAAAAATCAATATTATGCGAAAAAATTCCGCCTGAAACTAACAACAGAGCAATGGTCCCAACGAAAGCTAAAATACGAATTACATAAGGTAAAGCTTTAACTAAAAAATGACCTAATTGAGCAACAAATCCTTTATTATTGGATTTTTTTATGATCTTATATCCAGCATCATCCATTCTAACAATTAAGGCAACCACTCCATAAACTCCAACTGTTGCAAGGAACGCAACTACCGAAACTGATATAATCTGAACAGTTATAGAAGCATCTCTTTCAATCACTGTTCCTAATGCAATGATTACAATCTCGACAGATAAAATAAAATCCGTTAAAATCGCAGATTTTATCTTTGCTTTTTCAGCTTTCTCATTATCAATCTGTGTTCCAACTTCGGGCTCGGTTTCTTTCTTTTTATGAAAAATATAGTGAATAATTTTTTCAGCACCTTCAAAAGCTAAATAACAGCCCCCTAAAATTAGAATAAATTTAATTGCAACTGGAAAAAAGAAATTCAACAATAACGCAATCGGAACAATTATTAGTTTGTTTAAAAACGATCCTTTTGTAATTGCCCATAGAACTGGAATTTCTCTAGAAGATAGAAAACCAGTGGCTTTTTCAGCATTTACAGCAAGATCATCTCCTAAAATTCCTGCGGTTTTTTTTGTTGCTATTTTACTTGCAATTGCAACATCATCCATCAAAGCTGCAATATCATCTAATATTGCAAAAATACCTGAAGCCATATTTATTTTTTTCGTGAAATTAATTTAAAAAAAAGAAGTATAAAAATTTTTTTTTAAGATTAAATATCTAGTTAAATAATTATATTTGTAATTATTTTTTACAAATTAAACAGAAAAATTACCTAACTTTTATGTTAAAAAACCTAAAAAAAATCTTACTATTTTTCATTTTAATTAATTCTTTTAACGTAACAAACGCTCAAGAAACATTAATAAACATTGAGAAAGAATATAAGTCAAAAACTTATTTATCTCCAGATTATTATGAGGTAGTGGCAAAATATGCACAGGCATTGTCAATAAATAATAAAAAAGAACAATCAATTACTGTACTTATAAAAAATATTGAATTAGCAAAAAAAAATAATGATCATGGGAATACTTCATATTTATACTCTATTCTTTCGATTGAATATTTTTTAGGTAAAGAAAATTCTAAATCAGATTTGAGTTTAAAAGAAGCAGAAAAGCATTCAAAAAAAACAAATAGATATGAAATAAAAGGTTTTTATTATTATGTAAATGCTTGGATTTTTTTGAGAAAACAGAAAAAAGTTGAAGCTGTAAATAACTACATCAATGCGATCAATAATTATAATTTAGCTGCAGAATCAAAGAAAATTTACAAACTAAAATCAACGATTTACATTGAATTATCACGAATCTATGGCGATTGGAAAGATGAAGATTTACAAGAAAAATATAGCTTAAAAAGTTTAGAATACGCATTAAAACAAGATAACAAAAACGAGATTTTCTCTTCTTATATGGCTGTTGGTCATTTATATGATAATAAATTTATCGAATCTAAAAATCTTAAATATCGCGATTTAGTTGAATTTTACTACCTAAAAGCCTTTGATTTATTTCAAAAAAATGAAATGCTATATATTTCTGATTTAGCTTATGTTTCTATAAATATTGCAAATCTATATTTAGCTTATTATCCAGAGAATTATACTGAAAAAGTATTAAAATACACAAATATCGCAAAAGACATTGCTACAGAACAAAATGAATACAATTATATAGCCAATGCAAATTTAAATTTAGGTGAAATTGCAAAAAGAAAAGGAAATTATAACGAAGCAAAAACATATTATTTACAAGCATTAAATCAAATTCAGAATAGTTTTAAAAAAGATACAAATGTTGAATTAAATATTCTTCAAAAATTAATTGATCTTGAAGAATTAAACAAAAATTATTTTGAAGTAAGTAAATATCAAAAAGAATATTTAAAAATCTATATCGAAGTATTCGATTACCAACAACATGAAGCTAGTAAACGAATTGAAGCTGAATTTGAAAAAAAATTACAAGAAAAAGAATTAGAAAAATTACAATTAATTACTGACAAAAAAGAACAACAAATTCAACTATTAAATTTTCAGAATCTTGAAAGAGAAACACAATATAAAAATTTGAAATTAATAGAAGAAAATCAATCAAAAA comes from Flavobacterium sp. I3-2 and encodes:
- a CDS encoding sensor histidine kinase, whose translation is MLKNLKKILLFFILINSFNVTNAQETLINIEKEYKSKTYLSPDYYEVVAKYAQALSINNKKEQSITVLIKNIELAKKNNDHGNTSYLYSILSIEYFLGKENSKSDLSLKEAEKHSKKTNRYEIKGFYYYVNAWIFLRKQKKVEAVNNYINAINNYNLAAESKKIYKLKSTIYIELSRIYGDWKDEDLQEKYSLKSLEYALKQDNKNEIFSSYMAVGHLYDNKFIESKNLKYRDLVEFYYLKAFDLFQKNEMLYISDLAYVSINIANLYLAYYPENYTEKVLKYTNIAKDIATEQNEYNYIANANLNLGEIAKRKGNYNEAKTYYLQALNQIQNSFKKDTNVELNILQKLIDLEELNKNYFEVSKYQKEYLKIYIEVFDYQQHEASKRIEAEFEKKLQEKELEKLQLITDKKEQQIQLLNFQNLERETQYKNLKLIEENQSKKLTLSELITQKKQQELKLLELETQAKSKEVIRFREKLAYREQTNNFYALIILSIILIVILLLFLLRQRTKRMLEKEKSYKLAIEKEKQHAKISALTSLLDGQEKERERLARDLHDGLGGLLSATKLQLSDLLNKKNEIKNEELKVISDHIDFAINKLRKVSHNLMPDLIIKYGLEVALKEFAIRMKNNNLEIHVHFLSYTNTLETEKQLFVYRIIQELVNNAIKHAQSKHIIIQLVEETNLYQVTVEDDGIGFEVNNLEFKNSAGFLNIQSRIHFLKGTFEVHSEKNLGTSFEFNFPKK
- a CDS encoding metallophosphoesterase is translated as MKFNYKVYHLLFFSSALILLNSCATFHQQQGSKLSETISPIDTMKSINHKFILIGDGGNANDSISEPNFKFLKQRISNSDKNTTVLFLGDNIYPKGLPDSLNPARKTAEEILNKQLDLVEDFEGKTIFLAGNHDWYSKLEGLIEQKNYVNKHLNNKKAFMPKKYESIDKIEINDDITLITIDSEWFIQDWNKYENINKESEIRNREDFFEEFKSLINKNQNKVTLVAIHHPLFSGGDHAGYFSFRKHIFPIKNIPLPVLGSVINYLRKTTGASPADTQYKLYQSLIKRLKTIAMNQNQVIFISGHDHNLQYIEQEGVKQIISGSASKIEEARAIEPISFSVGKFGYGILDVYDDKETELKFYVTENNEENLVFQRSIYKQEPYTKVFPEVLETEKTTSIYRVEKTKKSDFYKFLFGNHYRTIYGIDITAPVVNLDTIFGGLKPTISGGGNQSMSLRLEDANGKEYVMRGVKKNASQFLQTAVFKDVYVKDKLKKTYVLSFVDDFYTTSHPYVPFIMADFADAANLYHTNPKLYYIPKQNALGKYNDSYGDELYMIEERPSSSQIDAPNFGNPVDIVSTQDVLQNIEKDSKYCVDEQMYLRARVFDFLIGDWDRHADQWRWSEFREGDSVVYRPIGRDRDQAFAKIDGKLLKLIMYSPAMRHMQSFNGKFGNPRWMNKTAFPLDKVFLQSMKLEDWQKTAKEIVVSISDEVIIEAFSKMPLEVQTKETNDIQEILKERRENLVAFTEKYYHELMKYGVVAATNKDNILKIKTSKEKVVVQEVQLKKSGEQQVRTYSYDPKVTKEIWIYGLNDEDRFEVTGEKSSILIRLIGGKSHDYYDISSRNKIKIYDYKSEVSTIIPGRNTRKILRDNYDRNSYDYRNSPINTFTLLPDLNYNKDNGIMLGFNANLISQKFIYHPFSQQHNLRAKIDFATSGTIVEYLGKFKNNSRSWYFQIDGVATTSNFSQNYFGYGNETGYNRDLFKINYNRVRTAQYNFKPSYNYMGRNGGNFLVGPTFESVKIMNTNDRFIDTNLDTDHDNYKSQAFYGIQGKYEFENYNHKSNPSLGLGFLLHYAFRSNTKNFNENHSAITSKLHVLFPLTYSNIVTLETSFYGKTMIGDHYHFYQAADLGSNTFLRGYRQNRFVGRTAFAQSTNINFKISDWNDGIIPLSYGGFIGYDYGRVWQDNEKSDKWHSSYGGGLWMNVIETITLKVNVFKSSEDVMFTFGLGVGF
- a CDS encoding DUF808 domain-containing protein; the protein is MASGIFAILDDIAALMDDVAIASKIATKKTAGILGDDLAVNAEKATGFLSSREIPVLWAITKGSFLNKLIIVPIALLLNFFFPVAIKFILILGGCYLAFEGAEKIIHYIFHKKKETEPEVGTQIDNEKAEKAKIKSAILTDFILSVEIVIIALGTVIERDASITVQIISVSVVAFLATVGVYGVVALIVRMDDAGYKIIKKSNNKGFVAQLGHFLVKALPYVIRILAFVGTIALLLVSGGIFSHNIDFFHHLLPNLNSTIKEFSLGLIIGFIVLAVVMITQKAYKLAVKK
- a CDS encoding YARHG domain-containing protein, giving the protein MKNYLFFILFSISQNIFSQNLTDCSNCNSVILKEKQLTGKSLEELALLRNEIFARKGYNFSSDRLTRYFETKKWYKKVDSNQIINFS
- a CDS encoding Pycsar system effector family protein gives rise to the protein MDILLTAEQFVFNLFKDKLSSEYLYHNFTHTLNVVLAVDEIIKGESINNEDTLHLKMAAWFHDTGYIMGGENHEENSIFILKDFLNQFPNHHLNIEIIALIIRATKLENVPQTYLEMCLRDADYYHFTKENYCETNILLKKEIEQTYKVEISDEKWCLENFEMLSKKHCFYTDYAKKHWQPKKEKTIFEIFKQLENSQKKDKETNKEIKKKKLEKLERPERGIDTLFRTTLNNHTQLSAIADSKANILLSVNAIIISIVLTAIIPKLDSPRNTHLIIPTFILLIFSVITIVCTILSTKPKVTSGTFTDDDVKKKSVNLLFFGNFYKMPLETYTKAMNDLMIDRDYLYDTLIKDLYYLGLVLDRKYKILRVAYTVFMIGIIVSVSAFIIAFARL